DNA sequence from the Brachybacterium sp. P6-10-X1 genome:
GCAGCTCGCCGAGGCCGGATGACCCTGCGGGTGCTCGGGGTCGACCCCGGACTGACCCGCTGCGGAATCGGCGTGATCGATTCCGCCGGTGGTCGACGTGCCACGCTCGTGACCGCCGGGGTGATCCGCTCCTCCCCCCAGGACCCCATCGACCGCAGACTGCTCACGATCGCCCGGGGGCTGCGGGCGGCGCTCGAGGAGCACGGCCCGGACGTGGTCGCCGTCGAACGCGTCTTCTCCCAGAACAACACCTCGACGGTGATGGGCACCGCCCAGGTCTCCGGCATCGCGATCGTGGAGGCCGCCGAGCGCGGCATCCCGATCGCGATGCACACCCCCTCCGAGGTCAAGGCCGCGGTCACCGGCAGCGGCCGCGCCGAGAAGAAGCAGATCCAGACCATGCTGGTGCGCCTGCTCGGACTGGAGGCGCCGCCCCAGCCCGCGGACGCCTCCGACGCGGTCGCGATCGCCCTCACCCAGCTGTGGCGCGGCCCCGGTCCGGTCGCGCTCGACGCCACCGGTGGGGCGCGCACCAGCGCCCAGGCCGTGTGGGCCCGCGCCGAGCGCACGGCTCGACGCGCCCGGGAGCGCTCCACCTCCCGGCACTGATCGAACACTCGTTCTACAGTGGTGTCGTGATCGCATCCCTGACCGGGCGAGTCGCCCGCATCGACCTCGACTCCCTCGTGCTGGACGTCGGTGGCGTGGGCTATCTCGTCCGCACCACGCCCCAGGCGCTGAGCTCCACCCGCCACGGCGCCGAGCTGCTCCTGCACACCGAGCTGGTCGTGCGCGAGGACTCGATGACGCTGTTCGGCTTCCCCCATCCCGAGGAGGCCGAGACCTTCCGCATCGTGCAGTCCGTCTCCGGCATCGGGCCCCGCACCGCGCTGGCGGTGCTGGCGGTCCTGGACCCCGAGGAGCTGCGCCGCGCCGTGGCCGAGCAGGACGCCAGGGCCATCACGCGCACTCCCGGCATCGGCCCGAAGGTCGCGAACCGGATGCTGCTCGAGCTGGGTGGGAAGCTGCCCGCCCCCTCCGGCTCCGCAGCCGGCAGCGGCGAGTCCCCGGTCGCCCCCGCCGCGGGGGTGGACGGGGACGTGGTCGAGGCCCTGGTGGGCCTGGGCTGGCCGGAGAAGGGCGCCGTCTCCGCGGTCGAGGCGGTCCGTTCCGAGGACGATGCCGTGCCCGAGGCCGCCGATCTGCTGCGCCGGGCGCTGCGTCGGCTCGGAGGCAGCCGATGAGCCACGAAGACCTCGCGCCCGACGACGACGCATCGTCGCCCTCGGTCACCAACCCCGAATCGGCACCGCCGGAGCGCACCGCCGAGGCCGCTCTGCGTCCGCGACGCCTCGACGAGTTCGTCGGTCAGCAGGTGGTGCGCGAGCAGCTGTCGCTGGTGCTCGATGCCGCGGCCGGGCGCGGTCGCTCGCCCGAGCACATGCTGCTGTCGGGCCCGCCCGGCCTCGGCAAGACGACGCTCGCGATGATCATCGCCGCCGAGCTGGCCGCGCCGCTGCGCATCACCTCCGGTCCCGCGATCCAGCACGCCGGTGATCTCGCCGCGATCCTGTCCTCGCTCGACGAGGGGGAAGTGCTCTTCATCGACGAGATCCATCGCCTCGCCCGGCCGGCCGAGGAGATGCTGTACATCGCGATGGAGGACTTCCGCGTCGACGTCGTCGTCGGCAAGGGGGTCGGGGCGACCTCGATCCCGCTGGACCTGCCGCCGTTCACCGTGGTCGGGGCC
Encoded proteins:
- the ruvA gene encoding Holliday junction branch migration protein RuvA codes for the protein MIASLTGRVARIDLDSLVLDVGGVGYLVRTTPQALSSTRHGAELLLHTELVVREDSMTLFGFPHPEEAETFRIVQSVSGIGPRTALAVLAVLDPEELRRAVAEQDARAITRTPGIGPKVANRMLLELGGKLPAPSGSAAGSGESPVAPAAGVDGDVVEALVGLGWPEKGAVSAVEAVRSEDDAVPEAADLLRRALRRLGGSR
- the ruvC gene encoding crossover junction endodeoxyribonuclease RuvC — encoded protein: MTLRVLGVDPGLTRCGIGVIDSAGGRRATLVTAGVIRSSPQDPIDRRLLTIARGLRAALEEHGPDVVAVERVFSQNNTSTVMGTAQVSGIAIVEAAERGIPIAMHTPSEVKAAVTGSGRAEKKQIQTMLVRLLGLEAPPQPADASDAVAIALTQLWRGPGPVALDATGGARTSAQAVWARAERTARRARERSTSRH